Proteins encoded by one window of Heliangelus exortis chromosome 5, bHelExo1.hap1, whole genome shotgun sequence:
- the FBXO34 gene encoding F-box only protein 34 isoform X1: MKSSCRAGLHREPLNSTSSTFHQVKRVSGMHLKPYLKLQKKERSPEISQDSLRGSPMSHQRSAPEEKYPTNCTKLNVFPKPSLLTPSRKLLGIIYPNTMCNMNGKGPGDAPSAREKKNSVSATIHQGEEGEGPLDVWAVVKPGNTKEKIAFFAAQQCSSNTRPGSMKIKSSWDIDGRTAKRRKKSVDLKKAKIQLERMREANSRCSQPEPFACGIEHCSVHYVTDNGEGVFPGRSLSVIEMVAFLEQRASALLVDCAKTCTSLPTTRLSTQPKGTLPTSDLFSSSGACEVQVERGSCVGNEQQGEPLRVLDMVAKLESECLRRQSEREAGSLSRNNSFRRNVGRVLLASGTQPEGEGGKGSSGIQALGDDGLEEAGVGEAGYGGQCGPLGDAELWGGAASAGQPFPSGLDARVGNVNSGLAQEVLAITAGRSDAETRLEPPKALLPACPAAASVPGASSQSKNVTLDCTSTEAVVFPKQSLHPGRKEPLCISISVSKTEKGCRKEKLSSCASSEDPLPGRLFFLQAEQPVAHEQQPPRESTQEKPGEGAQNEDEDEDALASDRSHVRTSVPTEPPALPVPPPEGALQVLDASCFKRQVSHDFLETRFKIQQLLEPQQYMAFLPHHIIVKIFGLLPTRSLVALKCTCYYFKFIIEYYNIRPADSRWVRDPRYREDPCKQCKKKYVKGDVSLCRWHPKPYCQALPYGPGYWMCCHRSQKGIPGCKLGLHDNHWVPACHSFNRAIHKKTRGAGAEVEEEY; encoded by the exons ATGAAGagttcctgcagagctggccTCCACAGGGAACCCCTGAATTCCACATCCTCCACCTTCCATCAAGTCAAACG GGTTTCTGGTATGCACTTAAAGCCATATCTCAAGTTACAGAAGAAAGAGCGATCTCCAGAAATAAGCCAGGATTCCCTGAGAGGCTCACCTATGAGCCACCAGAGATCAgcaccagaagaaaaatacccCACCAACTGCACCAAACTCAACGTTTTCCCCAAACCCTCCCTCCTGACTCCATCTCGGAAGCTCCTGGGTATTATTTATCCAAACACTATGTGCAATATGAACGGGAAAGGTCCAGGGGATGCTCCGAGCGCGAGGGAGAAGAAGAATTCCGTGTCTGCCACGATCCACcagggagaagaaggggaaggacCTCTGGATGTCTGGGCTGTGGTGAAACCTGGCAACACAAAGGAGAAGATTGCTTTTTTTGCAGCCCAGCAGTGCAGCAGCAACACCCGCCCGGGCTCCATGAAAATCAAGAGCAGCTGGGACATCGACGGGAGGACGGCGAAACGCAGGAAAAAATCCGTGGAtcttaaaaaagccaaaatccaACTGGAGAGGATGAGGGAGGCAAATTCCAGGTGCTCCCAACCGGAGCCTTTTGCCTGTGGCATCGAGCACTGCTCTGTGCATTACGTGACCGACAACGGGGAGGGGGTGTTCCCGGGCAGGTCCCTCTCGGTGATCGAGATGGTGGCTTTCCTGGAGCAACGAGCCAGTGCTTTGCTGGTGGACTGTGCTAAAACCTGCACCTCCCTTCCCACCACCCGGCTGAGCACTCAGCCCAAAGGCACCCTCCCCACCTCGgaccttttctcctcctccgGGGCGTGCGAGGTGCAGGTGGAGAGGGGATCTTGTGTGGGGAATGAGCAGCAGGGGGAGCCCCTGAGGGTGCTGGACATGGTGGCCAAGCTGGAGTCGGAGTGCTTGAGGAGACAGAGTGAGAGGGAAGCCGGGAGCCTCTCCCGGAACAACAGCTTCCGCAGGAACGTCGGGAGGGTGCTGCTGGCCAGTGGCACCCAGCCcgagggagaggggggaaagggctCCTCAGGGATCCAAGCTCTGGGGGATGATGGCTTGGAGGAGGCAGGGGTGGGAGAGGCTGGATACGGGGGACAGTGCGGTCCTCTGGGTGATGCTGAGCTGTGGGgtggtgctgcctctgctgggcAGCCTTTTCCTTCTGGGCTGGATGCTCGGGTGGGGAATGTGAATTCAGGACTGGCTCAGGAGGTGTTGGCCATCACTGCTGGCAGGAGTGATGCTGAAACACGACTTGAGCCTCccaaagctctgctgcctgcctgcccagctgctgccagcgTGCCAGGGGCTTCCTCCCAGAGCAAGAATGTTACTCTTGATTGTACCTCCACAGAAGCTGTGGTGTTCCCCAAGCAGAGCCTGCACCCTGGGAGGAAGGAGCCCTTGTGCATCAGTATATCAGTCAGCAAGACTGAGaagggctgcaggaaggagaagcTCTCCAGCTGTGCTTCCAGTGAAGATCCCCTCCCGGGGAGGTTgttttttctccaagctgagcaGCCCGTGGCTCACGAGCAGCAACCACCACGGGAGAGCACCCAAGAAAAGCCAGGAGAAGGAGCCCaaaatgaggatgaggatgaggatgctTTGGCATCCGACAGATCCCACGTCAGAACCTCTGTCCCCACGGAGCCACCTGCCCTTCCTGTCCCTCCACCAGAAGGGGCTTTGCAAGTACTGGATGCTTCCTGCTTCAAAAGGCAGGTCTCCCATGACTTTCTGGAGACCAGGTTTAAAATCCAGCAGCTTTTGGAGCCTCAGCAGTACATGGCCTTCCTGCCTCACCACATCATAGTGAAAATCTTTGGGTTGCTTCCCACCAGGAGCCTGGTTGCCCTAAAATGCACTTGCTACTACTTCAAATTCATCATTGAGTACTACAACATCAGGCCAGCAGACTCCCGCTGGGTCCGTGACCCCCGTTACAGAGAAGACCCCTGCAAGCAGTGCAAGAAGAAATATGTGAAAGGGGACGTGTCACTCTGCAGGTGGCACCCCAAACCTTACTGTCAAGCTTTACCCTACGGGCCAGGGTACTGGATGTGTTGTCACCGTTCTCAGAAGGGCATCCCAGGCTGCAAGTTAGGGCTTCATGACAATCATTGGGTCCCTGCCTGCCACAGCTTTAACCGTGCTATTCATAAGAAAAccagaggagcaggggctgaAGTGGAAGAGGAATATTAG
- the FBXO34 gene encoding F-box only protein 34 isoform X2, translated as MHLKPYLKLQKKERSPEISQDSLRGSPMSHQRSAPEEKYPTNCTKLNVFPKPSLLTPSRKLLGIIYPNTMCNMNGKGPGDAPSAREKKNSVSATIHQGEEGEGPLDVWAVVKPGNTKEKIAFFAAQQCSSNTRPGSMKIKSSWDIDGRTAKRRKKSVDLKKAKIQLERMREANSRCSQPEPFACGIEHCSVHYVTDNGEGVFPGRSLSVIEMVAFLEQRASALLVDCAKTCTSLPTTRLSTQPKGTLPTSDLFSSSGACEVQVERGSCVGNEQQGEPLRVLDMVAKLESECLRRQSEREAGSLSRNNSFRRNVGRVLLASGTQPEGEGGKGSSGIQALGDDGLEEAGVGEAGYGGQCGPLGDAELWGGAASAGQPFPSGLDARVGNVNSGLAQEVLAITAGRSDAETRLEPPKALLPACPAAASVPGASSQSKNVTLDCTSTEAVVFPKQSLHPGRKEPLCISISVSKTEKGCRKEKLSSCASSEDPLPGRLFFLQAEQPVAHEQQPPRESTQEKPGEGAQNEDEDEDALASDRSHVRTSVPTEPPALPVPPPEGALQVLDASCFKRQVSHDFLETRFKIQQLLEPQQYMAFLPHHIIVKIFGLLPTRSLVALKCTCYYFKFIIEYYNIRPADSRWVRDPRYREDPCKQCKKKYVKGDVSLCRWHPKPYCQALPYGPGYWMCCHRSQKGIPGCKLGLHDNHWVPACHSFNRAIHKKTRGAGAEVEEEY; from the coding sequence ATGCACTTAAAGCCATATCTCAAGTTACAGAAGAAAGAGCGATCTCCAGAAATAAGCCAGGATTCCCTGAGAGGCTCACCTATGAGCCACCAGAGATCAgcaccagaagaaaaatacccCACCAACTGCACCAAACTCAACGTTTTCCCCAAACCCTCCCTCCTGACTCCATCTCGGAAGCTCCTGGGTATTATTTATCCAAACACTATGTGCAATATGAACGGGAAAGGTCCAGGGGATGCTCCGAGCGCGAGGGAGAAGAAGAATTCCGTGTCTGCCACGATCCACcagggagaagaaggggaaggacCTCTGGATGTCTGGGCTGTGGTGAAACCTGGCAACACAAAGGAGAAGATTGCTTTTTTTGCAGCCCAGCAGTGCAGCAGCAACACCCGCCCGGGCTCCATGAAAATCAAGAGCAGCTGGGACATCGACGGGAGGACGGCGAAACGCAGGAAAAAATCCGTGGAtcttaaaaaagccaaaatccaACTGGAGAGGATGAGGGAGGCAAATTCCAGGTGCTCCCAACCGGAGCCTTTTGCCTGTGGCATCGAGCACTGCTCTGTGCATTACGTGACCGACAACGGGGAGGGGGTGTTCCCGGGCAGGTCCCTCTCGGTGATCGAGATGGTGGCTTTCCTGGAGCAACGAGCCAGTGCTTTGCTGGTGGACTGTGCTAAAACCTGCACCTCCCTTCCCACCACCCGGCTGAGCACTCAGCCCAAAGGCACCCTCCCCACCTCGgaccttttctcctcctccgGGGCGTGCGAGGTGCAGGTGGAGAGGGGATCTTGTGTGGGGAATGAGCAGCAGGGGGAGCCCCTGAGGGTGCTGGACATGGTGGCCAAGCTGGAGTCGGAGTGCTTGAGGAGACAGAGTGAGAGGGAAGCCGGGAGCCTCTCCCGGAACAACAGCTTCCGCAGGAACGTCGGGAGGGTGCTGCTGGCCAGTGGCACCCAGCCcgagggagaggggggaaagggctCCTCAGGGATCCAAGCTCTGGGGGATGATGGCTTGGAGGAGGCAGGGGTGGGAGAGGCTGGATACGGGGGACAGTGCGGTCCTCTGGGTGATGCTGAGCTGTGGGgtggtgctgcctctgctgggcAGCCTTTTCCTTCTGGGCTGGATGCTCGGGTGGGGAATGTGAATTCAGGACTGGCTCAGGAGGTGTTGGCCATCACTGCTGGCAGGAGTGATGCTGAAACACGACTTGAGCCTCccaaagctctgctgcctgcctgcccagctgctgccagcgTGCCAGGGGCTTCCTCCCAGAGCAAGAATGTTACTCTTGATTGTACCTCCACAGAAGCTGTGGTGTTCCCCAAGCAGAGCCTGCACCCTGGGAGGAAGGAGCCCTTGTGCATCAGTATATCAGTCAGCAAGACTGAGaagggctgcaggaaggagaagcTCTCCAGCTGTGCTTCCAGTGAAGATCCCCTCCCGGGGAGGTTgttttttctccaagctgagcaGCCCGTGGCTCACGAGCAGCAACCACCACGGGAGAGCACCCAAGAAAAGCCAGGAGAAGGAGCCCaaaatgaggatgaggatgaggatgctTTGGCATCCGACAGATCCCACGTCAGAACCTCTGTCCCCACGGAGCCACCTGCCCTTCCTGTCCCTCCACCAGAAGGGGCTTTGCAAGTACTGGATGCTTCCTGCTTCAAAAGGCAGGTCTCCCATGACTTTCTGGAGACCAGGTTTAAAATCCAGCAGCTTTTGGAGCCTCAGCAGTACATGGCCTTCCTGCCTCACCACATCATAGTGAAAATCTTTGGGTTGCTTCCCACCAGGAGCCTGGTTGCCCTAAAATGCACTTGCTACTACTTCAAATTCATCATTGAGTACTACAACATCAGGCCAGCAGACTCCCGCTGGGTCCGTGACCCCCGTTACAGAGAAGACCCCTGCAAGCAGTGCAAGAAGAAATATGTGAAAGGGGACGTGTCACTCTGCAGGTGGCACCCCAAACCTTACTGTCAAGCTTTACCCTACGGGCCAGGGTACTGGATGTGTTGTCACCGTTCTCAGAAGGGCATCCCAGGCTGCAAGTTAGGGCTTCATGACAATCATTGGGTCCCTGCCTGCCACAGCTTTAACCGTGCTATTCATAAGAAAAccagaggagcaggggctgaAGTGGAAGAGGAATATTAG